In the Arachis ipaensis cultivar K30076 chromosome B10, Araip1.1, whole genome shotgun sequence genome, one interval contains:
- the LOC110268492 gene encoding bromodomain-containing protein 4-like encodes MSDEQSDSAMMNPWDIRDPWDMIDFDADEPRQFQFESPPLPEPVWNGDENNVGDPQPQPCAMDVSGNQPPQPVIDECFPEAMKRTEHYYGSHQPLQSQPQSCAIDVCGNQPPQLPSQPHPWSWPLQSEPQPCAIDVCGNQPPQLPSQPQSWSRPLQSQPQPCAIDMCGNQPPQLPSQP; translated from the coding sequence atgagTGACGAACAATCAGATTCTGCAATGATGAATCCGTGGGATATCAGAGACCCGTGGGATATGATAGACTTTGATGCCGATGAACCACGGCAGTTTCAGTTTGAGTCTCCGCCTCTGCCTGAGCCCGTCTGGAATGGGGACGAAAACAATGTAGGTGATCCCCAGCCCCAGCCGTGTGCCATGGACGTTAGTGGTAATCAACCACCTCAGCCGGTTATTGATGAGTGTTTTCCGGAAGCTATGAAGAGGACAGAACACTATTATGGAAGCCATCAACCACTTCAGTCTCAGCCTCAGTCATGTGCCATTGACGTGTGTGGTAATCAACCACCTCAGCTACCGTCTCAGCCTCACCCTTGGTCTTGGCCACTTCAGTCTGAACCTCAGCCGTGTGCCATTGACGTGTGTGGTAATCAACCTCCTCAGCTACCATCTCAGCCTCAGTCTTGGTCTCGGCCACTTCAGTCTCAGCCTCAGCCATGTGCCATTGACATGTGTGGTAATCAACCACCTCAACTACCGTCTCAGCCTTAG
- the LOC107622667 gene encoding KH domain-containing protein At4g18375 gives MAGHRSNYGKRPRPHSDYENGGNKRRNAGDDREQFVIDPEDTVYRYLCPARKIGSVIGRGGEIVKQLRIDTKSKIRIGETVSGCDERVVTIYSVSDETNAFEDSGNYVSPAMDALFKIHDRVIAEDLHGDLDDDIGHQVHAKLLVPSDQIGCVIGKGGQIVQSIRSDTGAQIRILKDEHLPLCALNSDELVQISGDAAVVKKALYQIASRLHDNPSRSQHLLTSAVPSVYPAGGSLMGPTAGAPIVGIAPLMGAYGGYKGEAGDWPRSLYSAPRDETSSKEFSVRLVCPIGNIGGVIGKGGVIINQIRQESGATIKVDSSTSEADECLIMIATKEFFEETFSPTIGAAVRLQPRCSEKVERDSGIISFTTRLLVSTSRIGCLIGKGGSIITEMRRLTKANIRILSKDNLPKIASDDDEMVQISGDLDVAKEALVQVLTRLRANIFDREGAVNTFLPVLPYVPVSADGSDGYDSREGKRHGRGHSYSSGYGGSSDLAAGDAYGSYGGSQLGGSSLYGAYGSYSLGRPSTGLSSQSSLSRRRNHAY, from the exons ATGGCTGGCCATAGGAGCAATTATGGTAAGCGTCCCCGTCCGCATTCTGACTATGAAAATGGAGGAAATAAGAGGAGGAATGCAGGTGATGACAGAGAGCAGTTTGTGATTGATCCAGAAGACACTGTGTACCGCTATTTGTGCCCTGCCAGAAAGATTGGCAGTGTCATTGGTAGGGGAGGTGAGATTGTTAAGCAATTGAGGATAGACACTAAATCGAAGATTAGGATTGGTGAGACTGTATCGGGTTGTGATGAGCGAGTCGTTACTATCTACAGTGTCAGCGATGAGACTAATGCTTTTGAGGATAGTGGCAATTACGTGTCTCCTGCTATGGATGCTCTTTTTAAGATTCATGACAGAGTGATTGCTGAGGACTTACATGGTGATCTGGACGATGATATTGGTCACCAAGTACATGCTAAGCTGTTAGTTCCGTCTGATCAGATTGGTTGTGTCATTGGAAAAGGCGGGCAGATAGTACAGAGCATACGCAGTGATACTGGTGCACAGATTCGTATATTGAAGGATGAACATTTACCTTTGTGTGCCTTGAACTCTGATGAACTTGTGCAG ATTTCTGGTGATGCTGCTGTTGTGAAGAAGGCTCTTTATCAAATTGCATCTCGACTTCATGATAACCCTTCAAGATCTCAGCATCTGCTTACTTCTGCTGTTCCGAGTGTATACCCTGCTGGTGGCTCACTTATGGGTCCAACTGCAGGGGCTCCAATTGTGGGGATAGCTCCTCTTATGGGTGCATATGGGGGGTATAAAGGGGAAGCAGGTGATTGGCCACGGTCCTTGTACTCAGCTCCAAGGGATGAAACATCTTCAAAGGAATTTTCTGTTCGATTGGTGTGTCCAATTGGTAACATTGGCGGTGTCATAGGAAAAGGTGGTGTTATAATCAATCAAATTAGACAAGAGTCTGGGGCAACAATAAAAGTTGATAGTTCAACAAGTGAAGCTGATGAATGCTTAATAATGATTGCAACAAAAGAG TTCTTTGAAGAAACATTTTCTCCAACAATAGGAGCAGCTGTGCGCTTGCAACCGCGTTGCAGTGAGAAAGTTGAAAGAGATTCGGGAATCATCTCTTTCACTACCAGACTGTTAGTGTCAACCTCTCGAATCGGTTGCCTTATTGGTAAAGGAGGATCTATCATAACTGAGATGAGAAGGCTTACAAAAGCTAACATACGTATTCTGTCAAAGGACAATCTTCCGAAAATTGCATCTGATGATGATGAAATGGTACAG ATTTCAGGAGATCTTGATGTTGCTAAGGAGGCTCTTGTGCAAGTGCTTACACGGTTGAGAGCAAATATTTTTGATAGGGAGGGTGCCGTCAACACATTCCTTCCAGTCCTGCCATATGTTCCTGTTTCAGCTGATGGATCAGATGGCTATGACAGTAGAGAGGGTAAAAGACATGGGCGTGGACATTCATATTCAAGTGGATACGGAGGCTCTAGTGATTTAGCAGCTGGTGATGCATATGGAAGCTATGGAGGCTCACAG CTTGGTGGCAGCAGTCTCTATGGGGCTTATGGAAGTTATTCTTTGGGACGGCCTAGCACTGG GTTGTCTAGTCAGAGCAGTCTTTCTAGGAGGAGAAATCATGCTTACTAA
- the LOC107622668 gene encoding uncharacterized protein LOC107622668: protein SNIIFKVNTSSTDSSFWKKKKKKMVMRQNMISLVIGSIGAALSLVAYSQTLISPTQCITFGLLVLMFALLIREGLISF from the coding sequence TCTAATATAATATTTAAGGTAAACACATCAAGTACAGATTCAAGcttttggaagaagaagaagaagaaaatggtgaTGAGGCAGAACATGATTTCTCTTGTAATTGGATCAATTGGAGCAGCACTGAGCTTGGTAGCATATTCACAAACATTGATATCACCAACTCAATGCATCACTTTTGgcctccttgtcctcatgtttgCCTTGCTTATAAGGGAAGGTCTCATATCTTTTTGA